The following proteins are co-located in the Algiphilus sp. genome:
- a CDS encoding 2OG-Fe dioxygenase family protein, producing MSQAVHSPEASAIAESGYVFVPAAALYATLNAFGADDAAWRRFADSWHRMPVDRFMADGGRYRRRRHATLRAGADGRWARLPQQPHYQSRDYNPLNGGVQRWFSPVDPVVIDNPATAALLNLSARTFGALAPEVDPWHVELHQFRIEAAPDREGQPTPEGVHRDGVDYVLVTLIARQNVSEGSTHIRHADGTELGAFTLAAPGDTVLLDDRRVLHGVTPIHPLDPARPAYRDALVITFARRPPGDAPS from the coding sequence ATGTCACAGGCCGTTCACAGTCCCGAGGCGTCAGCGATTGCCGAATCCGGCTATGTCTTCGTGCCGGCGGCGGCGCTGTACGCGACGCTGAACGCCTTCGGCGCGGACGATGCCGCCTGGCGTCGCTTCGCGGACAGCTGGCATCGCATGCCGGTGGATCGCTTCATGGCGGATGGCGGACGCTACCGGCGGCGCCGGCACGCGACGCTGCGCGCGGGCGCCGACGGCCGATGGGCGCGCCTGCCGCAGCAGCCTCACTACCAGAGCCGCGACTACAACCCGCTCAACGGCGGTGTGCAGCGCTGGTTCTCGCCGGTGGACCCGGTGGTGATCGACAACCCGGCCACCGCGGCCCTCCTGAACCTGAGCGCGCGGACCTTCGGCGCTCTCGCCCCGGAGGTGGACCCCTGGCACGTGGAACTGCACCAGTTCCGCATCGAGGCCGCACCCGACCGCGAGGGCCAGCCCACGCCGGAAGGGGTCCACCGCGACGGCGTCGACTACGTGCTGGTCACGCTGATCGCGCGCCAGAATGTCTCCGAGGGCAGCACCCACATCCGCCACGCCGACGGCACCGAGCTCGGCGCCTTCACGCTGGCGGCGCCCGGCGACACGGTGCTGCTGGACGACCGGCGCGTGCTGCACGGCGTCACGCCTATCCATCCGCTCGACCCCGCACGCCCCGCCTATCGCGACGCCCTGGTCATCACCTTCGCGCGACGGCCGCCCGGCGACGCGCCGTCCTGA